A single genomic interval of Ruminococcus sp. NK3A76 harbors:
- the rplN gene encoding 50S ribosomal protein L14, with protein sequence MIQMQTYLKVADNSGAKELMCIRVLGGTRRKYANIGDVVVASVKKATPGGVVKKGDVVKAVIVRSAKGLRRADGTYIRFDENAAVIIREDKNPRGTRIFGPVAKELREKDYLKILSLAPEVL encoded by the coding sequence GTGATACAGATGCAGACTTACCTGAAGGTCGCAGACAACTCCGGCGCAAAGGAGCTTATGTGCATCAGGGTTCTCGGAGGCACACGCAGAAAGTACGCAAACATCGGCGACGTTGTAGTAGCTTCCGTTAAGAAGGCAACACCGGGCGGCGTTGTTAAGAAGGGCGATGTTGTTAAAGCAGTAATCGTTCGTTCAGCAAAGGGTCTCAGAAGAGCAGATGGTACTTACATCCGTTTTGATGAGAACGCAGCTGTTATAATAAGAGAAGACAAGAATCCGAGAGGTACCCGTATATTCGGGCCTGTCGCTAAGGAGCTCAGAGAAAAGGATTATCTTAAGATCCTCTCACTCGCTCCGGAAGTTCTTTAA
- the rplB gene encoding 50S ribosomal protein L2: MAIKSYKPTTAGRRGMTVTDYSELSKVKPEKSLLEPLKKNSGRNSYGRITVRHRGGGERRKFRIIDFKRNKLDMNATVQTIEYDPNRSAFIALVQYEDGEKRYILAPNGLKVGDVVRSSADADIKPGNALALANIPVGTFIHNIELYPGKGAQLVRSAGNMAQLMGKEGGYALIRLPSGEMRKIPENCMATIGQVGNIDHVNVNIGKAGRKRHMGIRPHVRGSVMNPNDHPHGGGEGKSPVGRPSPVTPWGKPTMGYKTRAKHNRSDKFIVKRRNGK; this comes from the coding sequence ATGGCAATAAAGAGCTATAAGCCTACGACAGCCGGCAGACGTGGCATGACAGTCACTGACTATTCCGAGCTCTCGAAGGTAAAGCCGGAAAAGAGCCTTCTTGAACCCCTCAAGAAGAACTCCGGCAGAAACAGCTACGGCAGGATCACCGTTCGTCACAGAGGCGGCGGCGAGAGAAGAAAGTTCCGTATAATAGATTTCAAGAGAAACAAGCTCGACATGAATGCAACAGTACAGACTATCGAGTACGATCCTAACAGATCCGCATTCATCGCACTTGTACAGTATGAGGACGGCGAGAAGAGATACATCCTCGCTCCCAACGGCCTTAAGGTAGGCGACGTAGTAAGATCGAGCGCTGACGCTGACATCAAGCCCGGCAACGCACTTGCACTTGCAAACATACCTGTAGGTACATTCATCCACAACATCGAGCTTTATCCCGGCAAGGGCGCTCAGCTCGTTCGTTCCGCAGGCAACATGGCACAGCTCATGGGCAAAGAGGGCGGCTACGCTCTTATCAGACTTCCTTCGGGCGAGATGAGAAAGATCCCCGAGAACTGCATGGCTACTATCGGTCAGGTGGGCAACATCGACCACGTTAACGTAAACATCGGTAAGGCCGGCAGAAAGCGTCACATGGGTATAAGACCTCACGTAAGAGGTTCTGTCATGAACCCGAATGACCACCCGCACGGCGGTGGTGAGGGCAAGTCACCCGTTGGCCGCCCGAGCCCTGTTACCCCCTGGGGTAAGCCTACAATGGGCTACAAGACCCGTGCTAAGCACAATCGCTCCGATAAGTTTATCGTAAAGCGTAGAAACGGTAAATAA
- a CDS encoding DUF4321 domain-containing protein, with the protein MKGLKSTLAFIFFLAAGIVLGAFISYLTAGSVLDFLAWGKELGVENINVDLYVVRLNFGLMINCTVAQLITIPAMLIVYAKTCKNL; encoded by the coding sequence ATGAAAGGACTTAAAAGCACGCTGGCATTCATATTCTTTTTGGCAGCAGGGATAGTGCTGGGAGCATTCATCAGCTATCTTACGGCAGGCTCGGTGCTGGATTTTCTTGCGTGGGGCAAGGAGCTCGGGGTCGAGAACATAAACGTTGACCTCTATGTGGTGAGGTTAAACTTCGGGCTTATGATAAACTGCACAGTGGCTCAGCTGATCACCATTCCGGCAATGCTGATAGTATATGCCAAGACCTGCAAGAACCTCTGA
- the rpsJ gene encoding 30S ribosomal protein S10: MAVNEKIRIKIKGYEHAVVDAAAAKIVDAAKRSGAQVSGPIPLPTDKEIITILRAVHKYKDSREQFELRTHKRLIDVIRPTKETTAALEGLELPAGVNIVMEIK, encoded by the coding sequence ATGGCAGTCAATGAAAAGATCAGGATCAAGATCAAGGGTTATGAGCACGCAGTTGTTGATGCTGCTGCTGCAAAGATAGTAGATGCTGCAAAGAGATCGGGTGCACAGGTTTCAGGCCCTATCCCGCTCCCTACAGATAAGGAGATCATCACTATCTTAAGAGCTGTACACAAGTACAAGGACAGCAGAGAGCAGTTCGAGCTCAGAACACACAAGAGACTTATCGATGTTATCCGTCCTACAAAGGAAACAACGGCAGCACTCGAGGGTCTTGAACTTCCTGCAGGCGTAAACATCGTCATGGAGATCAAGTAA
- the rpsQ gene encoding 30S ribosomal protein S17, with protein sequence MAERNLRKTRVGTVVSNKMDKTIVVAIKDNVQHPLYKKIIKRTVKLKAHDEANVCNIGDTVEVMETRPLSKDKRWRLVKVIEQAK encoded by the coding sequence GTGGCAGAGAGAAATCTTAGAAAAACAAGAGTGGGAACAGTCGTTTCCAACAAGATGGACAAGACAATAGTCGTAGCTATCAAGGACAACGTTCAGCACCCGCTTTACAAGAAGATCATTAAGAGAACAGTTAAGCTCAAGGCACACGACGAGGCAAATGTCTGCAACATCGGCGATACAGTTGAGGTTATGGAGACACGCCCTCTTTCCAAGGACAAGAGATGGCGCCTTGTTAAGGTGATCGAGCAGGCTAAGTAA
- the rplC gene encoding 50S ribosomal protein L3: protein MVKGIIGKKIGMTQIFDEAGKVIPVTVVEAGPCVVVRKKTIENDGYEAVQLGFGDIRAKRVNKPLTGYFEKAGVALKRTLKEFRFDDTSALNVGDIVKADTFAEGDIVDVSGTSKGHGFTGTIKRHNNARLKETHGTGPVHRHAGSMGACSSPSRIYKGKGMPGQMGNEKVTVQNLTVVKVDAENNLIAVKGAIPGPKNGTVILTDAIKKKA from the coding sequence ATGGTAAAGGGAATCATCGGCAAGAAGATCGGCATGACACAGATCTTCGATGAGGCAGGTAAAGTGATCCCTGTAACAGTCGTAGAAGCAGGCCCCTGCGTAGTCGTTCGCAAGAAGACGATCGAGAACGACGGCTATGAGGCAGTACAGCTTGGTTTCGGCGACATCAGGGCAAAGAGAGTAAACAAGCCGCTCACAGGTTATTTTGAGAAGGCAGGCGTTGCTCTTAAGAGAACTCTCAAGGAGTTCAGATTTGACGATACTTCGGCGCTCAACGTAGGCGACATAGTAAAGGCTGACACATTTGCTGAGGGCGACATCGTAGATGTTTCCGGCACAAGCAAGGGTCACGGCTTTACCGGCACTATCAAGCGTCACAACAATGCAAGACTTAAGGAAACACACGGTACAGGCCCTGTTCACAGACACGCTGGTTCAATGGGTGCCTGCTCGAGCCCTTCAAGAATATACAAGGGCAAGGGAATGCCTGGTCAGATGGGTAATGAGAAGGTCACAGTTCAGAACCTTACAGTAGTTAAGGTAGACGCTGAGAACAACCTCATCGCTGTAAAGGGTGCTATCCCCGGCCCGAAGAACGGCACAGTTATCCTTACAGATGCAATAAAGAAAAAGGCTTAG
- the rpmC gene encoding 50S ribosomal protein L29: MKANELKEMSLAELNEKLADLKQELFNLRFQHAVNQLDNPKSMTAVKKDIARVKTFIRQQESAQ, translated from the coding sequence ATGAAAGCAAATGAATTAAAGGAAATGTCACTCGCAGAGCTTAACGAAAAGCTCGCAGACCTCAAGCAGGAGTTATTCAATCTTCGTTTTCAGCACGCTGTTAACCAGCTCGACAATCCTAAGAGCATGACAGCAGTTAAGAAGGACATTGCTCGTGTAAAGACTTTTATACGTCAGCAAGAGTCCGCACAGTAA
- the rplD gene encoding 50S ribosomal protein L4 encodes MSQVSVFDMTGKKVADTELNDAVFGITPNVSVMHAMVVNYLANQRQGTQSTLTRTEVRGGGRKPWRQKGTGHARQGSIRAPQWTHGGVALGPKPRDYSYSLNKKEKRLAMKSALSSKVIDQDLIVVDAIKTEEYKTKTIVEMLGALGADKKALIVLNSNDSKVIKSAANIPGVKTALVNTLNVYDILNSDKFIVEKDAVAKIEEVYA; translated from the coding sequence ATGTCACAGGTTTCAGTATTTGATATGACAGGTAAAAAGGTTGCCGACACTGAGCTTAATGACGCTGTATTCGGTATCACACCGAACGTAAGCGTTATGCACGCAATGGTTGTAAACTACCTTGCAAATCAGAGACAGGGTACACAGTCAACTCTTACAAGAACAGAAGTAAGAGGCGGCGGCAGAAAGCCCTGGAGACAGAAGGGTACAGGCCACGCAAGACAGGGCTCCATCAGAGCTCCCCAGTGGACACACGGCGGTGTAGCTTTAGGCCCGAAGCCCAGAGATTACAGCTATTCGCTCAACAAGAAGGAAAAGAGACTTGCTATGAAGTCTGCACTTTCTTCTAAGGTGATCGATCAGGATCTTATAGTAGTAGATGCTATAAAGACTGAGGAATACAAGACAAAGACTATCGTAGAGATGCTCGGCGCTCTCGGCGCTGACAAGAAGGCACTCATCGTGCTCAACTCCAACGACAGCAAGGTTATAAAGAGCGCTGCTAATATCCCCGGCGTTAAGACTGCTCTCGTAAACACTCTTAACGTATACGATATCCTCAACAGCGATAAGTTCATCGTTGAGAAGGATGCAGTAGCTAAGATCGAGGAGGTTTATGCGTAA
- the rplE gene encoding 50S ribosomal protein L5, with protein sequence MAARLKEYYVSDVAPAMMKKFQYANVMQIPKLDKVVINVGCGADKDNKKVIDAIMADLAAITGQRPVECKAKKSVANFKLRDGQVIGVKVTLRAERMYEFVDRLFNVAFPRVRDFRGINPNSFDGRGNYSTGIKEQLIFPEIEYDKIDKVRGMDINFITTAKTDEEAKELLSLMGAPFAK encoded by the coding sequence ATGGCTGCAAGATTAAAAGAATACTATGTTAGCGACGTAGCTCCCGCTATGATGAAGAAATTCCAGTACGCTAACGTTATGCAGATACCGAAGCTCGATAAGGTAGTTATCAATGTAGGCTGCGGTGCTGACAAGGACAACAAGAAGGTCATCGACGCTATCATGGCTGACCTTGCTGCTATCACAGGTCAGAGACCTGTAGAGTGCAAGGCTAAGAAGTCTGTAGCTAACTTCAAGCTCAGAGACGGCCAGGTGATCGGTGTAAAGGTAACACTCAGAGCAGAGAGAATGTATGAATTCGTTGACAGACTTTTCAACGTAGCATTCCCCCGTGTTCGTGACTTCAGAGGTATAAACCCCAACTCCTTCGACGGCAGAGGCAACTACTCTACCGGTATCAAGGAACAGCTTATATTCCCTGAGATCGAGTACGATAAGATCGATAAGGTACGTGGTATGGACATCAACTTCATCACTACCGCAAAGACAGACGAAGAGGCAAAAGAGCTGCTTTCACTTATGGGCGCTCCCTTTGCTAAGTAA
- the rplW gene encoding 50S ribosomal protein L23, translating into MTKTAQDIILKPIITEDSMERLPDGKYTFQVAKDANKIEIAKAIEELFDVKVAKVNTISVKGKQKRMGRYVGFRPDWKKAIVTLEGEKTIEFFDGMY; encoded by the coding sequence ATGACTAAGACAGCTCAGGACATAATCCTCAAGCCCATCATTACAGAGGATTCAATGGAAAGACTTCCCGACGGCAAGTACACCTTCCAGGTTGCCAAGGACGCTAACAAGATCGAGATAGCTAAGGCTATCGAGGAGCTTTTTGACGTTAAGGTAGCTAAGGTAAACACTATTTCCGTTAAGGGCAAGCAGAAGAGAATGGGCAGATATGTAGGCTTCAGACCCGACTGGAAGAAGGCAATAGTTACCCTTGAGGGCGAAAAGACTATTGAGTTCTTTGACGGTATGTACTAA
- a CDS encoding septum formation initiator family protein codes for MADKKKKRSKGKKSVLITIMGVFAVICLTGYALWTIIAQQTEIAQLEKETDELSEKITVAKQQNDEYTRLLSENDEDTYMEQIAIGKLGYAYPDEKRFFIISGD; via the coding sequence ATGGCCGATAAGAAGAAAAAGCGTTCAAAAGGCAAAAAGAGCGTTCTCATAACTATTATGGGCGTGTTTGCGGTCATATGCCTGACAGGTTATGCTCTGTGGACTATCATTGCACAGCAGACCGAGATAGCCCAGCTTGAAAAGGAGACTGATGAGCTCAGCGAAAAGATAACTGTTGCAAAGCAGCAGAACGACGAGTACACAAGGCTTCTTTCCGAGAACGACGAGGACACATACATGGAGCAGATAGCCATTGGCAAGCTCGGTTATGCATACCCCGACGAAAAGCGCTTCTTCATAATCAGCGGTGATTAA
- a CDS encoding type Z 30S ribosomal protein S14 — protein MAKKSMINKQQAQPKYSTRAYNRCKICGRPHAYLRKFGICRICFRELAHDGQIPGVKKASW, from the coding sequence ATGGCTAAGAAGTCTATGATAAACAAGCAGCAGGCACAGCCTAAATATTCCACTCGTGCTTACAACAGATGTAAGATCTGCGGAAGACCTCATGCATATCTCAGAAAGTTCGGCATCTGCCGTATATGCTTCAGAGAGCTTGCACATGACGGTCAGATCCCCGGAGTGAAGAAGGCAAGCTGGTAA
- a CDS encoding S1 RNA-binding domain-containing protein: MELEVGKIYEGKVTGITKFGAFVELDKNTTGMVHISEVANTFVSEIKDHINEGQTVKVKVLSVGDDGKISLSIKKALPAPPKKDFKGEKRFDKKQGGFKKERTPFEHGSTPPVDFTKTPPPVYVGKTSDDASFEDMLSKFKATSEEKFSDLKHVMDNKRRGSSRRK, from the coding sequence ATGGAGCTTGAGGTAGGAAAGATCTACGAGGGCAAGGTCACAGGGATAACCAAGTTTGGTGCTTTTGTGGAGCTTGACAAGAACACGACGGGAATGGTACATATCTCGGAGGTGGCAAACACGTTTGTCAGCGAGATAAAGGATCATATCAACGAGGGGCAGACCGTTAAGGTAAAGGTGCTCTCTGTGGGCGACGACGGCAAGATAAGCCTTTCGATAAAGAAGGCGCTGCCTGCACCGCCGAAGAAGGATTTCAAGGGCGAGAAGCGCTTTGACAAAAAGCAGGGCGGCTTCAAGAAGGAGCGCACCCCGTTTGAGCATGGCAGCACTCCGCCTGTGGACTTTACCAAGACACCGCCGCCGGTATACGTTGGCAAGACGAGCGATGATGCGAGCTTTGAGGATATGCTCTCGAAGTTCAAGGCGACGAGCGAGGAGAAGTTCTCGGATCTCAAGCACGTTATGGACAACAAAAGGCGTGGTTCGTCAAGAAGAAAATAA
- a CDS encoding trypsin-like peptidase domain-containing protein, which produces MDNFGNNNYGYNNNSANPYGSNGQSGYNGAPQGSHGYNNGFYHYNGAQGSYYGGRNEGYGRQMYGTNAADTNEYSYRPSEQNRKKNRVMPAIIAVACVFVIGIGSVAGYNLIAGGAKNEESSTSQSAKNAAPSQKKSTPASTVDRSDLPTIQQLSTPEDALTIPEIVDLVSPSVVGIYCSGVSSASSGTGIILSEDGYIITNAHVVSKSTDGTGISVMLHDSYDTDSGDDSSSAASDSTDYKKKFIDAELVGRDTQSDIAVLKIDRTGLKAATIGTSSELRVGEASIVIGNPLGFELKGSVTAGIISATDRTLTVEDRTMKLIQTDASINNGNSGGPLINAYGQVVGITSVKVSTTYGEGLGFAIPIDEALPIINDLMEYGYVTGRPTMGISGKDITEIYSQYYRVPEGHLVTDMTSGGPAEQAGIEIGDIIVGINGVTVKTRSEINAEVEKFKAGDTITVAFYRDDKINSVDLVLGDAAETGKGADTQSESDTYDPYEEFRRYYGGFGF; this is translated from the coding sequence ATGGATAACTTCGGAAATAATAACTACGGATATAATAATAACTCCGCTAACCCCTATGGCTCAAACGGCCAGTCGGGCTATAACGGTGCCCCCCAGGGGTCGCATGGCTATAATAATGGCTTCTACCACTATAACGGCGCTCAGGGCAGCTACTACGGCGGCCGTAATGAGGGCTATGGCAGACAGATGTATGGCACAAACGCCGCCGATACAAATGAGTATTCCTACCGCCCCTCTGAACAGAACAGAAAAAAGAACCGTGTCATGCCGGCAATAATAGCTGTTGCCTGCGTGTTCGTTATCGGTATAGGCTCGGTGGCAGGCTATAACCTTATCGCCGGCGGCGCTAAGAACGAAGAGTCCTCCACCTCGCAGAGCGCTAAGAATGCCGCTCCCTCTCAGAAGAAATCCACCCCTGCTTCGACAGTTGACAGGTCAGACCTGCCGACTATCCAGCAGCTCTCCACCCCGGAGGACGCACTTACTATCCCCGAGATAGTTGACCTCGTGTCACCTTCCGTCGTGGGTATATACTGCTCGGGTGTCAGCTCCGCTTCTTCCGGCACAGGTATTATCCTCAGTGAAGACGGCTATATCATAACAAATGCCCACGTCGTCAGCAAGAGCACCGACGGCACAGGCATAAGCGTTATGCTGCACGACAGCTATGATACCGACAGCGGCGACGACAGCTCGTCGGCTGCATCGGATTCTACAGACTATAAAAAGAAATTCATCGACGCCGAGCTCGTCGGCCGTGATACCCAGTCGGATATCGCAGTCCTTAAGATAGACAGGACAGGCCTAAAAGCCGCTACTATCGGCACTTCGAGCGAGCTGAGAGTCGGCGAGGCTTCAATAGTTATCGGCAATCCCTTAGGCTTCGAGCTCAAGGGCTCGGTAACGGCAGGTATAATCTCCGCTACCGACCGTACACTCACCGTCGAGGACAGAACGATGAAGCTCATACAGACTGACGCATCTATCAATAACGGTAACTCCGGCGGCCCCCTTATCAATGCGTACGGCCAGGTGGTAGGTATAACCTCTGTCAAGGTCTCCACTACCTACGGCGAGGGTCTCGGATTTGCTATCCCGATAGATGAAGCACTTCCTATAATCAATGACCTTATGGAATACGGCTATGTCACCGGCAGACCTACAATGGGTATCTCCGGTAAGGATATCACCGAGATATATTCTCAGTATTACCGTGTTCCTGAAGGACACCTTGTCACGGATATGACAAGCGGCGGCCCTGCTGAACAGGCAGGTATAGAGATAGGCGATATCATCGTCGGCATAAACGGCGTTACAGTCAAGACAAGAAGTGAGATAAACGCCGAGGTGGAAAAATTTAAGGCAGGCGATACTATAACCGTTGCCTTCTACCGTGACGATAAGATAAACAGCGTTGACCTCG
- the rplX gene encoding 50S ribosomal protein L24 produces MNKVHVKTGDTVVILSGKDKGKQGKVLQVSPKEGKVIVEGLNIVTKHVKPRRQGEAGGIVKAEGAMYASKVQAVCPKCGKATRIGHKILEDGTKVRVCKNEGCGEEF; encoded by the coding sequence ATGAATAAGGTTCACGTTAAAACCGGCGATACTGTTGTAATACTCTCCGGCAAGGACAAGGGCAAGCAGGGCAAGGTGCTCCAGGTAAGCCCCAAGGAAGGTAAGGTCATCGTTGAAGGCCTTAACATAGTAACAAAGCACGTTAAGCCCCGCAGACAGGGCGAAGCAGGCGGCATCGTAAAGGCTGAGGGTGCTATGTATGCATCCAAGGTACAGGCTGTATGCCCCAAGTGCGGCAAGGCTACAAGGATCGGTCACAAGATCCTTGAGGACGGAACTAAGGTCAGAGTTTGCAAAAACGAAGGCTGCGGCGAAGAGTTTTAA
- the rplV gene encoding 50S ribosomal protein L22: protein MEAKAILRNARIAPRKVSIVLDLIRGKDLEVALATVNHTPKAASEYLVKLLKSAAANAENNHNMDKNNLYVSECYVCPGPIMKRIMPRAQGRAYRILKRTSHITVVLKEKE from the coding sequence GTGGAAGCAAAGGCTATTTTAAGAAATGCCAGAATTGCTCCTCGTAAGGTCTCCATCGTTTTAGACCTTATAAGAGGCAAGGATCTGGAGGTTGCACTTGCAACAGTCAACCACACACCCAAGGCTGCCAGCGAGTATCTGGTAAAGCTTCTTAAGTCCGCTGCTGCAAACGCTGAGAACAATCACAACATGGACAAGAACAATCTCTATGTTTCTGAGTGCTACGTTTGCCCCGGACCGATAATGAAAAGAATCATGCCCAGAGCGCAGGGCAGAGCATACAGGATCCTTAAGAGGACATCGCACATCACGGTAGTTCTCAAGGAAAAGGAATAA
- the yabQ gene encoding spore cortex biosynthesis protein YabQ translates to MTGFLRTFPGMLPMQLGVEGELWVFLISCITGGILGLCYQVLRILRVVLPHFRWAVFTEDLLFGLFCGMCYFLLFSYYSLTMRWFIAFGMGAVAIIVHMTAGRLLLKAVRRTDRTLKELLAKTAKRIRRKFV, encoded by the coding sequence ATGACAGGGTTTCTTCGCACGTTCCCGGGTATGCTGCCGATGCAGCTCGGGGTCGAGGGGGAGCTCTGGGTATTCCTGATATCCTGCATTACAGGCGGCATACTGGGACTTTGTTATCAGGTATTACGGATACTAAGGGTAGTGCTGCCGCATTTTCGGTGGGCGGTGTTTACAGAGGATCTGTTATTCGGGCTGTTTTGCGGAATGTGTTACTTTCTGTTATTCTCATACTACTCGCTGACGATGAGGTGGTTCATAGCCTTTGGAATGGGGGCGGTGGCTATCATCGTTCACATGACGGCAGGAAGGTTGTTACTTAAGGCGGTAAGGCGCACAGACCGCACGTTGAAGGAACTATTGGCTAAAACGGCTAAAAGAATAAGGCGCAAATTTGTGTAA
- a CDS encoding YabP/YqfC family sporulation protein, whose amino-acid sequence MAQVLILEDRKTLHISGVTDIDCFNDYEIRLYTELGTLTVKGSCLHINEISVETGDALVEGEIASLVYGDKVTRKLGLKGRLFK is encoded by the coding sequence ATGGCTCAGGTTCTTATCTTGGAAGACAGAAAAACGCTTCACATCAGTGGTGTGACTGACATCGACTGTTTCAACGATTACGAGATACGGCTCTACACCGAGCTTGGCACGCTGACGGTCAAAGGCAGTTGCTTACACATAAATGAGATAAGTGTCGAGACGGGTGATGCGCTCGTTGAGGGCGAGATAGCGTCGCTTGTCTACGGTGACAAGGTCACCCGAAAGCTCGGGCTGAAAGGCAGGTTATTCAAATGA
- the rplP gene encoding 50S ribosomal protein L16 has protein sequence MLLPKRVKYRRQQRGRMTGKATRGNKVTNGDFGLQALQPAWITSRQIEAARIAMTRYIKRGGQVWIKIFPDKPITEKPAETRMGSGKGSPEYWAAVVKPGRVMFEIAGVPEDTAREAMRLAMHKLPIKCKFIKKEEETGGEQ, from the coding sequence ATGCTGCTTCCGAAGAGAGTTAAATACAGAAGACAACAGCGTGGCCGTATGACTGGTAAGGCTACAAGAGGCAACAAGGTCACAAACGGTGATTTCGGCTTACAGGCACTTCAGCCTGCATGGATAACCTCGAGACAGATCGAGGCTGCCCGTATCGCTATGACAAGATACATCAAGCGTGGCGGTCAGGTTTGGATCAAGATATTCCCCGACAAGCCTATCACAGAGAAGCCGGCTGAGACACGAATGGGTTCCGGTAAGGGTTCTCCCGAGTACTGGGCAGCAGTTGTTAAGCCCGGCCGTGTAATGTTCGAGATCGCAGGCGTTCCCGAAGACACAGCAAGAGAGGCTATGCGTCTTGCGATGCATAAGCTCCCGATCAAGTGCAAGTTTATCAAAAAAGAAGAGGAAACGGGTGGTGAGCAGTAA
- the rpsS gene encoding 30S ribosomal protein S19, whose translation MGRSVKKGPYVQEALLKRVIAMNEAGEKKVLKTWSRASTIFPDFVGHTFAVHDGRKHVPVYVTEDMVGHKLGEFAPTRTYKGHAGSKTSNNGK comes from the coding sequence ATGGGTAGAAGTGTTAAGAAGGGCCCCTATGTGCAGGAGGCACTTTTAAAGAGAGTTATTGCAATGAACGAGGCAGGAGAGAAGAAGGTCCTCAAGACATGGAGCAGAGCTTCAACAATATTCCCTGATTTCGTTGGTCATACATTCGCTGTTCACGACGGCAGAAAGCACGTTCCGGTTTATGTTACCGAGGATATGGTAGGTCATAAGCTCGGCGAGTTTGCTCCGACAAGAACTTACAAGGGTCACGCAGGTTCAAAGACCTCGAACAACGGTAAGTAA
- the rpsC gene encoding 30S ribosomal protein S3, translating to MGQKVNPHGLRVGIIKDWDSRWFADKATFGDTLVEDYNIREYVMKLLNTRSKSPDVKSVYAGVPKVEIERFAAKDGGQNVKIHIHCAKPGIVIGRGGAEIEKLRASIEKMIGKHVSVNIIEVRSPDINSQLVAEKIAHDLEDRISFRRAMKQAIGRAMKLGAKGIKVQVSGRLAGAEIARSETYHEGTIPLQTIRADIDYGTAEAHTTYGRLGVKVWVYRGEVLKGEAAPSDKRDAGDKNDRRRKPRRDDNRARAPRRDGAKAKREGGNV from the coding sequence ATGGGCCAGAAAGTAAATCCGCACGGTCTTCGTGTCGGAATAATCAAGGATTGGGATTCCCGTTGGTTTGCAGACAAGGCTACTTTCGGTGATACACTTGTTGAGGATTACAACATCAGAGAATATGTTATGAAGCTCCTCAACACAAGATCAAAGAGTCCCGACGTTAAGTCGGTTTACGCAGGCGTTCCCAAGGTTGAGATCGAGAGATTTGCAGCTAAGGACGGCGGCCAGAATGTCAAGATCCACATTCACTGCGCTAAGCCCGGTATCGTAATAGGCAGAGGCGGCGCTGAGATAGAGAAGCTCAGAGCAAGCATCGAGAAGATGATAGGCAAGCACGTTTCTGTAAACATCATAGAGGTAAGATCACCTGACATAAACTCACAGCTCGTTGCTGAGAAGATCGCTCATGATCTTGAGGACAGAATCTCCTTCAGAAGAGCTATGAAGCAGGCTATCGGCAGAGCTATGAAGCTCGGCGCAAAGGGTATCAAGGTACAGGTATCCGGCAGACTTGCAGGTGCTGAGATCGCAAGAAGCGAGACATACCACGAGGGTACTATCCCGCTGCAGACAATAAGAGCTGATATCGACTACGGTACAGCAGAGGCACACACAACATACGGCAGACTCGGCGTTAAGGTATGGGTATACCGTGGTGAGGTCCTCAAGGGTGAAGCTGCTCCCTCTGACAAGAGAGATGCAGGCGACAAGAACGACAGAAGACGCAAGCCCCGCAGAGACGACAACAGAGCAAGAGCTCCGAGACGTGACGGTGCTAAGGCAAAAAGAGAAGGAGGTAACGTATAA